TGACATGTTAGAATATCAACAGCCTTTTCCGGTAAATCCAAAACTAGTTTTTCTACAACTTTTTCATCCTTTATTATATTTATAGTTGCTGTCGGATCTATAATAGAAACAGCATCTAAGTTTATATCTATTGTGCTAGCTATCTTTAAGATATCTTTTTTCCCCATACTTGTAGATCTGGCATTCATAATCAATGCTACTTCTGAATCTATATCACTTAGGTCCAAAAGTTCATAAATTTTCATAGCCAAACCTGCTTTTATATGGTCTATTACTATTCCGTCTTTAATACTTGTTATTTCAATCATTATTTGCCTCCAAAAGTTTTAATATAAGGGCCATTCTAACATACATTCCAAATTTAACCTGGTTAAAATAAACTGCCCTTGGATCAGAGTCTACTTCTTTTGCAATCTCATTTACCCTTGGTAGTGGATGCATTACAATCATATCAGATTTTGCCATGTTCATCTTTTCTTTATTTAGTAGGTAAGAATCTTTTAGTCTTGTGTACTGGGCATCAGAATAAAATCTTTCTTTTTGGATCCTTGTCATATAAAGTATATCAACCTTGTCCATAACCTCATCTAGGCTTCTAACTTCTTCATATTCTGAGTCTTCATCAAAAACTTCTTCTTTTACATATTGAGGAAGCTTTAGCTCATCAGGTGATATTAGGATAAATTTATTATTTGAAAAAAGGTTTAAAACTTTAATCAAGGAGTGGACTGTCCTTCCATATTTTAAATCTCCGCAAATACCAATTACGTGGTCATCAAGTTTATCTTTGTAGTTTGATATTGTCAAAATATCAGTAAGGGTTTGGGTTGGATGTTGGTGGCCACCATCTCCTGCATTAATTATAGGGCAATCAGCAGCAAGACTTGCTAAATATGCAGCTCCTTCTTGGGGATGACGCATAGCTATTATGTCTGCATATTGGCTTACAGTCTTGACTGTGTCTTGGAGACTTTCACCTTTTGTAGCTGAAGATACATTTGCATCAGAAAAACCAACTACTGATCCGCCTAACCTAAGCATAGCAGATTCAAATGATAATCTTGTCCTGGTTGAAGGCTCAAAAAAAAGAGTCCCTAAAATTTTTCCATCAGCACAATGAGAAAAATCTGCAGGACTCTTATAAATATCATTTCCTAATTTAATTATTTCTAATAAATCTTCTTTTGTCAAATCATACGAATTTAATAAATTTTTTATCGAAATCATATACCTCTCCTTGGATTTTTTTAAATTATACCAGGAATTTGATATCTGTCAAAATTATAATTCGTTTATTAGATCAGTTATTGATTTTGTAGTAACCATCTTTGGATCAATATCCAAATCACTTATTATTTCATCTATTTTTGATTGGTTAGTAAACTCTATTTCCATATATGGGTGTGGATAGGTCTTTTCATCCCAAATATCTATATCAAACCTTTGTCCCTTGTACCTATAGGAGATTCTTTCTTTTTCTCCCTTGTATTGGAGGACTATACCCATTTTATCTAGAATTTTGCTCATAACTACAACAGAGTCAATCTTTACAGTGTATTCACTATTTATCCTAACATCATCACTATTTTCATGTTCTTTATAGGTTAGTTCGATCGATTTTCTCTCATCATCTATAAAAGTTTCTCTTATCCTAAGATATCCTGATTCAAACTCACCATCTTTTGGTACAAAGGTATAATTTTTTTGAGTTTCGTGGTTTTCTTTTACTCCACCTTTTTCAATCAGTTTTTCTTCCATTTCTTTTGGGTCAATACCCAAAACTTTTACTTCTATTTCTCTTTGCATTATTTTATCCTCACTGCTTTAAAATCTATATAGTCGCCTGAAGCGCATACTAAATTTATTCCATCAAAGTTTCCCTCTTTTATTAGCCTATGGCCCTTGCCATGTAAATGTCCATAAATGATAGTATCTACATTATTATCTTTGCAAATATAATAAAAATCATTTAAGCAACCATTTACATTTATTGGTGGATAATGAAGGCAAACTATTATATCCTTATCTTTTTTTGAGCTTTCTATAGAGTTTTCCAACCTAAGCAGCTCTCTTTTATAAATTTTCTCATCATGATCATCAAAATCTCTACTATCCCTAGAAATCCATCCCCTAGTCCCACAGATTATATAATCTTTTATTTCAAAAGAATTATTTTGCAAAAAATCAATGGTCTTTAGTCCTAGGTTTGATAATTTGTTTAAGGATGTCCACCAATAATCATGGTTACCCTTCATCATTATCTTTTTACCTGGCAATTTATCGATCTTTGTCAAATCGATTTTTGCATGGTCCATATCCATAGCCCACGAAATATCCCCTGGTATCAGAACAGTATCCTCATCTCTTATATATTTTTTCCAATTTTCAAAAATTTTTTCCTGGTAATTGGCCCATGACGGACCAAAAATTTCCATTGATTTTTCCTCAGTATGATCTAGATGAAGGTCTGCTATAGCATATATCATAAGTCCTCCAGATAAATTTTATTTATTTCAATACTTTCAGCATCAAATATTTCTTCTTCTCTTTTATGACAGGTAAAATAAATTATTTGATTTTTATCAGATAAATCAAGGAGTATATACAAAGCCTTGCTAAGCCTGTCTATATCGTAATTTATAAAAGCATCATCAAATATTATGAAACCACCATTTAAAATATCTACTAAAAAAGAAAGTCTCATAGAGAAATTTACTTGATCAAAAAAACCTTGCGACAATTGGTTGACTTCGATTATATTGCCATCCATATCCTTTATAATTGTTTTTAAATTTTTATCAAGTTTTACATCATAAGATTTTTTTATAAGGGTATAAATCGTATCCCTAAGCCTTTTATCAAAAACAGAAAGGTCTTTGTTATTTTCTGCTTCTATCTCCATAATTTTCTTTTTTGCAATATTTATAGCTTTTTTCTCTAGGTCCATATCAGCAAGTTTTTTTGTCAAATCCCTATACTCATCTCTGATAGATAGTTCGTTTTTGAGCTGATTATCAATTGTAAGAATAGATTTTTCTTTTTGGCTTATATAATCTTTTAGATTATTAATATCTTTTTCTAAATCTTTTATTTTCTCTAAGGCAGAAATATTATCATAATTTTCAAAATCAAAATCCATATCTAAATCTTCGAAAGACCTATCAAGGTCTTGCTTTTTTAGAATTTCTATAACCTCTAGGATATTTTCTCTTTCCAATCTTAGATTTTGATATTTTTTATAATCTTGCCTCATTTTATTATACTCAGATATTGTATTTACACCAAAATAGGTCAAGTCAATATCATTTGGCTGATTTTTAAAATATAAAAATAAAATGGGAACTATTAGAATTAGTAAGAAATACTTTTTGCTAATTAATGATAGAAAGATTATAAACAGTGCAAATATTACATAGATATATATATTTTTCCTATTCCCATCACTTATAATTTCCTCAAAATCATCTTCTTCAAAAGCTCTCAAATAGGAGTATGGGGCAATTTTTTCTTCTATAAATAGGAGTTTATCTGTCCACTCTTTATAAGCCTTGTAATTATAATCATTACGTTTTTTATTATAAAACTCATTTTCAAGTTTTAATTCATCCAGTTTTTTTGTTTTAATCTTTAGTTGATCTTTTTTATTATCTAATATCTGATAATCTTCTTCAAATTCTTTTTTTAAATCCTTTATTTTAAACAATTCTTTTTCTAAGATAGCTAAGCTTTCCTTGCACTTAGCATAAGGCTTTGTGTAGGCTCTTTCACTACCAATATCTGCTAACCTTTTATCGAGGATTTCTATAGAATTTTTTATGGAAAAATTGTAGTCTATATCTGAATTATTAATTTTTTCCAAGATTTTTTTCTTCCTATCTTTACTTAAATCTTGATTTTGAGAAAATGATACATAGGATTTATAAATATCATAATCTATACCAAGAAAATACTTACCAGGATAAGATAGATCACTAGGTTTTGTTTCTAAAAATTCTCTGCTAGCAAGATTTTCTATAGAATATTCTCCATTATCAAAATTTCTATAGAGCCTAAAAAGATCATTGTTTTTTCTTATAAGCATTGTACCAGCGTACTTATAAACAGATTTTGGCCTATATATTTCTCTTTTTTCAGAAAAATTTATACGATTTTTCCCTTCATCAAAACCATAAAACATTCCTTCAATAAAAGATTTTATAGTTGTCTTTCCTGATTCATTCAGACCGTATATGAGATTAAAATCTTTAGAAAAGCTTATTTTATTGTCAACAAATTTACCAAATCCTATGAGATGTATCTCTTCTATATAAATCTTATTCATCCCTGCTCCTATATATAGCATCAAGACCTATTTCTAGAGCTCTTTTTTCTATATAATCAAGATGTTCTCCAAATTTATTCGAATATTTTTCTAATATTGAATTAGGAAAAAGCTGAACGAGTGATTCTATGTCATTTTTTTCTTCTATTTTTAGGTCAATATAATCAGCCCTAATCATACCTATATATTTTTTATCTAAATTTTTATCTAAGGTCAATCTAAGAAAATTGTATTTTTGACCTAAGATTGAATTTATATAGTCAACAATTTCATCATCTGAATTAAAATCCTCCGACTCTATTTTTATATCATAAAATTTCATAAAAGATGAGTTCTTCTCATAGATATGTCCATCCTCATAAAGAATATATCCATAGTCATAAATGTCAGAAAAATCATGAGGCTCTATTGATCCAGAATAATAAATATTATTTCCAAAATTTTCTCTTTTATGGATATGACCAAGTCCTACATAGTCAAATCCCATATTTTTTAGCTTTCCTATATCCATATTTAGATAAGAAGAATTTTTTGTATTTATATCACTATGGGCCAAAAGGATATTAAAATAATCCTTATCAAGGCTTATATCATAGTCAAATTCATAATTTATTATCCTATCAGCGTAGGACCTGCCATAAATCCTTGTATTTCCAAACTCAAAATATTGCCAATCATCTGTTGGAAATATATGGAAATTATCTGGTCTATTTTTTAAAATAGCTTTATTCTTTGAGTCTATATAATCATGGTTGCCTGCTATATAAAAAATATCTTTGCCAAATTCTTCTATCTTATCAAATAAATCATAATAGTCACTGAGTGTAAAGTAGTCTCTTTCGTATAGGTCTCCAGAAATCATTATAAAATCAACATCTTTATTTTGTTTTAGGATTGAATAAAAAGATTTTTTATTATAAGTTCTAATAGTATCTCCATTTGATACATCAAAGTCAAAATCATCAGACAGGTGGCAATCTGCCAAGTGTATAAACTTCATATCAGATTTACACTTTCTATGAGTCTCTTCTGATCTTTTATATTAAATACTGTTAGGGATCCATTGTCTATCCAAAAGCTTGACCAATTTTCTAAGTCTTTTAAAACCCAAAATAGGGATGCCCTTATAGCAAGACCATGGCTAAAGCATAATATATTTTTATTTTCCTGACTTTTCTCATCTAAAAACTCGCCTAGCCTTTTTATAAGATCATTTCTTGATTCCCCATTAGGATATCTTGTATCAAAATAATGTTTATTTTCTATCTGAAAAAAATCTTTATAATTTTCTCTAACATCTATTAGACTTTGACCCTTAAAATCACCAAAATCCATTTCATTTAATCTAGGATCAATTATAAAGTCATTAAAACCTAGATAACTAGCAGTTTCTTGACTTCTTATTAGTGCAGATGTAAAAACTTGGTCAATCTTATAATTTTCCAAAAGAGATTTTGTTCTATCTAATATATCAAGGTTGTTTCTGTCTATCCTTGTTTCATTTACTGAATATATTTTATTTATATTGGCTTCTGTCAAACCATGTCTAACTAATATTATTTTCATATCTACCTCCCTATAATTATAGCAAATATTTAAAATAAGAAAAAGACGGCCACAAAAAGCCGCCGTCTGATCCTATTCTCCACTAGACATAGCCTCTGCCATGTCTATTTTTTTCAATTTTCTGTGTATATATAAAAGTATAATAAGTGATAAAACTAAGGTTATAGCAGCTGATACTATAAAGCTTATTGGGTGAAGCTTGTATGCAAGCATAATATTCCTTGGAGCTACAAGGGCTATTATATACCTAAAGATCAAATAACCCAAAATATATCCAAATCCTATACCTAGTAGGGTTAAAAGAAAAATCTCCCTATAGATATAAGAAGTTACTTCTTTAGGATAAAATCCTAATACCTTTATGGTTGCAAGCTCTCTTTTTCTCTCGCTAACATTGATATCTGTTATATTGTATAGTACAACACTAGCTAGAACTGATGATATCAAGGTTATAACTACTATAACCAAATTTAGGTTATCAAGAAGAGAATCCATTGATGCGTAGGACTTGCTTGTATTTATAACAGCCAAAACAGAATCAGTATTTTCTAGCTTTTCTATTATATCATCAGGGTCTCCCCTAACATAGTTTGCGTTT
This window of the Anaerococcus mediterraneensis genome carries:
- a CDS encoding aspartate carbamoyltransferase regulatory subunit, translating into MIEITSIKDGIVIDHIKAGLAMKIYELLDLSDIDSEVALIMNARSTSMGKKDILKIASTIDINLDAVSIIDPTATINIIKDEKVVEKLVLDLPEKAVDILTCQNPKCVSTTEREVSSEFILIDKKDKTYKCAYCGHIYDVEE
- the pyrB gene encoding aspartate carbamoyltransferase, which produces MISIKNLLNSYDLTKEDLLEIIKLGNDIYKSPADFSHCADGKILGTLFFEPSTRTRLSFESAMLRLGGSVVGFSDANVSSATKGESLQDTVKTVSQYADIIAMRHPQEGAAYLASLAADCPIINAGDGGHQHPTQTLTDILTISNYKDKLDDHVIGICGDLKYGRTVHSLIKVLNLFSNNKFILISPDELKLPQYVKEEVFDEDSEYEEVRSLDEVMDKVDILYMTRIQKERFYSDAQYTRLKDSYLLNKEKMNMAKSDMIVMHPLPRVNEIAKEVDSDPRAVYFNQVKFGMYVRMALILKLLEANND
- a CDS encoding class IV adenylate cyclase, translated to MQREIEVKVLGIDPKEMEEKLIEKGGVKENHETQKNYTFVPKDGEFESGYLRIRETFIDDERKSIELTYKEHENSDDVRINSEYTVKIDSVVVMSKILDKMGIVLQYKGEKERISYRYKGQRFDIDIWDEKTYPHPYMEIEFTNQSKIDEIISDLDIDPKMVTTKSITDLINEL
- a CDS encoding metallophosphoesterase, producing MIYAIADLHLDHTEEKSMEIFGPSWANYQEKIFENWKKYIRDEDTVLIPGDISWAMDMDHAKIDLTKIDKLPGKKIMMKGNHDYWWTSLNKLSNLGLKTIDFLQNNSFEIKDYIICGTRGWISRDSRDFDDHDEKIYKRELLRLENSIESSKKDKDIIVCLHYPPINVNGCLNDFYYICKDNNVDTIIYGHLHGKGHRLIKEGNFDGINLVCASGDYIDFKAVRIK
- a CDS encoding ATP-binding protein, giving the protein MNKIYIEEIHLIGFGKFVDNKISFSKDFNLIYGLNESGKTTIKSFIEGMFYGFDEGKNRINFSEKREIYRPKSVYKYAGTMLIRKNNDLFRLYRNFDNGEYSIENLASREFLETKPSDLSYPGKYFLGIDYDIYKSYVSFSQNQDLSKDRKKKILEKINNSDIDYNFSIKNSIEILDKRLADIGSERAYTKPYAKCKESLAILEKELFKIKDLKKEFEEDYQILDNKKDQLKIKTKKLDELKLENEFYNKKRNDYNYKAYKEWTDKLLFIEEKIAPYSYLRAFEEDDFEEIISDGNRKNIYIYVIFALFIIFLSLISKKYFLLILIVPILFLYFKNQPNDIDLTYFGVNTISEYNKMRQDYKKYQNLRLERENILEVIEILKKQDLDRSFEDLDMDFDFENYDNISALEKIKDLEKDINNLKDYISQKEKSILTIDNQLKNELSIRDEYRDLTKKLADMDLEKKAINIAKKKIMEIEAENNKDLSVFDKRLRDTIYTLIKKSYDVKLDKNLKTIIKDMDGNIIEVNQLSQGFFDQVNFSMRLSFLVDILNGGFIIFDDAFINYDIDRLSKALYILLDLSDKNQIIYFTCHKREEEIFDAESIEINKIYLEDL
- a CDS encoding DNA repair exonuclease; this translates as MKFIHLADCHLSDDFDFDVSNGDTIRTYNKKSFYSILKQNKDVDFIMISGDLYERDYFTLSDYYDLFDKIEEFGKDIFYIAGNHDYIDSKNKAILKNRPDNFHIFPTDDWQYFEFGNTRIYGRSYADRIINYEFDYDISLDKDYFNILLAHSDINTKNSSYLNMDIGKLKNMGFDYVGLGHIHKRENFGNNIYYSGSIEPHDFSDIYDYGYILYEDGHIYEKNSSFMKFYDIKIESEDFNSDDEIVDYINSILGQKYNFLRLTLDKNLDKKYIGMIRADYIDLKIEEKNDIESLVQLFPNSILEKYSNKFGEHLDYIEKRALEIGLDAIYRSRDE
- a CDS encoding histidine phosphatase family protein, which codes for MKIILVRHGLTEANINKIYSVNETRIDRNNLDILDRTKSLLENYKIDQVFTSALIRSQETASYLGFNDFIIDPRLNEMDFGDFKGQSLIDVRENYKDFFQIENKHYFDTRYPNGESRNDLIKRLGEFLDEKSQENKNILCFSHGLAIRASLFWVLKDLENWSSFWIDNGSLTVFNIKDQKRLIESVNLI